The region ATTGCGACCAATGCTCCCGAGCTAATATCGCCGCCGGCGATGACTACAGGTTCAAAATCAACTCCTTTTTCCGCAGTCGCCTTCATCTTTAACCCGACAGCGATCTGATCGAATTTGCGAAGGTCAATGCCTGAGGTGTTTTCGATCTCAGCAAGCTTGGTTGTGAACTGGTTAAGCATCGGCTGATTTGCCGATAGCAGTTTTGGCACAGCCTCCACCAGAAAGCGTTTTGAATCAAAGACAGCGACGCCGTCCGATGCAGGAAGCAAAGAGACGAGCCTTGACGCCTGACGATATTTCACAGTTGAACGACCTGTATCGTTCGCTGCAAAACCGACAATATTCAACAAAAGGCCGGTCATCACGGCCAGAGCAAAAAATTTGATTTTCATTATTTAATACCTCAACAAAATACCAAGTTGCTTTTCTAACGATAACAGATGCATCAAGGTTCATAAATAGTTTGCTGATTTTTGCCACGAATAACACGAATGTCACAAATTGTTGTCCGAAATTTGTGATATTTGTGTAATTCGTGGCTAACTCTTCTTAACGACTTCGAATTCAAACCTCAGTTCTTTCCCGCGAATGATGTAACTCAGATACTGCTCCCAAAATTTACGTGTAAATCGCATTGACGCCCATTTGCAGTCCAAATTTACGATGAATTCAATGCCGATAGCCTTCCAAAGATTTGCGAGTGAAACATAACAATCTATGGGCTTTAGCTGAACGTCTGTATAGAAATCAAACACTTCGCGGCCGGCGAGGAATGTATTGAAGGTGAACGAATTAATGTGATTGCGATGTGTCGGGTCATTTGGCCAGTCGGGGTTAGTGTAGTGCGGTGTGAGGAGCTTAATTCGACCGCCGTTTTTGGTGACTCGATGTAGTTCACTGATAAACGCCATCACGTCCGGCACATGCTCAACAACATGATTTGAAACGACCAGATCAAACTCGTTGTCCGCAAAAGGATAAGGAATATCGCCCAGATCGTGAATGACATCTGCCGCAGTACGCGGATTGTTATCAAGGCCGATCGCACCTTCAGTTTTATTGGCTCCGCAGCCGACATCGAGTATCTTGGTCATCGTGCTTTAAGTTTTACGGGCAGAAACACCACTGTCAAGGAACGTGACGCTAGGTCTCAAGAACGCGATGTAACAACTCAACAAGGTTAACAGCCTTAACAAGTTAACACTCATACCATCTTAACGACGTTAACAAGTTAGTTATTATTAGATTACGTTAGTTAATAATAGATTAAGAAAGAAAGGTATGAGAACAATCCTCTGTTACTGCTTGTAACTTGTTAACGTCAGTAAGCTGTTAAAGGTGTTAACTTGTTAAGGCTGTTAAGCCTGTTACATCACGATATTGCTAAATCAGCTATTTACTCTATTGAGATCCTTCTCGTAGAGCTTACAAAGTTCGACGGGCCTTCTCGGAAAGATAAAAATGCCATAAGAGCCTTGCGGCAACTGATCGGTAAGGCTTCCATTTTTCAGCCATCGCAACAAACTCATCCGATCCCGGACGCTTATCGCCGTTCGTCAATGTTCGATAAGCCTCGTGCAGAGCAATGTCACCCTTTGGCATAACGTCTGGCCGGAGCATCGCCATCAACAGGTAAATATCGCTCGTCCATTCGCCGACACCTTTGAGTTTGACGAGTTCCGCCTTCACGTCTGCGTCAGACAGCATATACAATCCGTCTAGGTCGATGCGTTTCGTAAGAATCGCTTCGGACAAATGGCGTGCGTAAGCAGCCTTTTGACGACTGAAACCGATAGCTTTCAGATCGGCATCATTGATCGAGAGCAAGCCATCGGGCGATACTTCGCCAAGGTGAAATGCGAGCTTGTCGAAACAAGCCTTTGCCGACGCGAGCGAGACTTGCTGCTCAAGAATGATATGCAGCAAGGTTGAAAATCCAGTCGGCCGATCCCACAGCGGCGGCGTGCCGTAGGTTTTGTAAACAAACGACAATTCTTCGTGATCCAGTGACAATTTGATGCAGGCATTTTTTATTTGCCGATCGTTCAGAGGTTTTGTCATTGACGCTTATCCCGCAACCTTTTTTATCTCTTCAACTGCATTCGGATCTTCGAGAGCAGACAGATCGCCCGGGTCTTCGCCGAGGTAGGCGGAGCGGATAACTCGACGCATTACTTTGGCGTTGCGGGTTTTGGGCAGGGCTGAGACGAAATGTATCTTTGACGGAGCGAGCGGCTTGCCCATGTCTTTGGCGACGAGAGCCTTCAGCTCGGTCTCTAGGGATGAGGGATGAGGGATGAGGGATGAATCCGGAGCGGGCTGAATTTCATCCTTCATCCCTCCGCCCGCGTCCCTTACTACAACGAACGCAACCATCGCGGTGCCTTTCATCTCGTCGGGTACGCCGATGACGGCGGCTTCGGTGACTAGCGGATGAGCGACCAATAAACTTTCGACCTCGGCGGGGCCGACGCGTTTGCCGGCGACCTTTAGCGTGTCGTCGCTGCGGCCTAGGATGAACCAGTGATTGTCTTTGTCACGCATGGCGAAATCGCCGTGGACCCAGATGTCCTTAAATCTTCGCCAATAAGTGTCGAGATAGCGTTCTTTTTCCTGCCAAAAGCCGCGTGCCATGCCGATCCATGGCTGTTTGATGACGAGTTCGCCGACTTTTCCCGGTGGAACCGGTTTGCCGTTTTCGTCGAGGATATCGACATCCATTCCCGGACACGGAGCGGGAAACGAGCACGGCTTGATCGGCAGCAGCGGATTGCCCATCAAAATGCCGCCGGAGATCTCTGTGCCGCCACTGTAATTGATGATCGGAAGCTTGCTGTCGCCGACCTTTTCAAAAAGCCACCACCACGGGGCCGGATTCCAAGGCTCGCCGGTCGAGGCGAAAGCCCTTAGAGAAGAAAGATCGTGCTTTTTCGGCAGGTCGTCGCCGCAATTTGATAACGCTCGGATCAATGTCGGCGAGATGCCCAAAACCTCGACTTTATGTTTGGCACAAAACTCCCACATGCGGTCGGGCTGCGGATAATCGGGTGCTCCGTCGTAGATGCAGATCGTCGCACCGTTTATCAACGCCCCGTAGATCAGCCACGGCCCCATCATCCAGCCTATGTCTGTGTACCAACTGATTCGCGTGCCTTTGCCGACATCCGTCCCAAACGCCATATCCTGCGCCGCCTTTATCGGAAAACTCGTATGCGTGTGAGCAATGCCTTTGGGCTTGCCGGTCGTGCCGGAGGTGTAGAGGATAATGAGCGGGTCTTCGGCGGAGGTTGGTTCGGTTTTACAATATTCTTTCGGATCGCCGTGATCCTCAACGTAGATGGCAAATTCGTAGAATTCGTCGTGGAGATCTACATATTTTACATCGGATTGCCCAGTCAACTCGTCGCAATCAAAATCACCTTGTGGCAAGCGTCCAACAACTAAAACAATTTTAACTGATGGGCAGAGTTTTACCGCTTCCCGAGCAATTTCCAAAGCGTTAATTTCCTTCCCCCGACGAGTTACGCCGTCAAACGTAAACAAGCCCTTTGCCCCTACTGCGTTCATTCGTGACGCAATGGCGTCAATGCCGTATCCAGAGAAGACTGGTACTGCAATTGCTCCAATTCGGTTAATGGCAAGAAGGACTTCCACGGTGTCGAGCATCATCGGAAGGTGGATGCCAATGGCATCACCTTTTGTGAACCCTTCGTGTCGCAAGATTCCCGCATACGTATCCACCGATTTTTTAAGTTGTTGATAAGTTATGCTTTTGTCTGTACCTTCCTCACCTTCCCAAATCACCGCTGGTTGATCTTTCAACTCTTCCGTTTGCCAGCGGTCGAGGCACATTTCGGTGATGTTCAAACCCGCACCGGCGAGCCATGTAGGCATTTCTACACCATTAGAAGTGTCGAGCAGTTTTTCGTATGGCGGGTCGAATTTGATGTCGAGAAAACGTAAAACCTCTTCGGTGAATTTCTCGACATCGTTGATCGAATATGCGTAAAGCTCATCCCACGTGGAGACGCCGACTTGTTTCATAAAACGGGTAAGCTGCGCGCGTTCGATGACATCGGGCGTCGGCGTCCATGCGATGGGTTGGTCTTCGAGAAGGTTTGTGTCGTTCATTGGGAAGATTTTAACGCAAAGTCGCAAAGTCGCTAAGACGCAAAGGCAGGAAATCAAAGGAAGGGACAATAAAAGAACTTTGCGACTTTGCATCTTGGCGTCTTTGCGTTAAAAATTTCATTAAATCTACGTCCAAATCGCATCTAATTTTCCGGGGGATCTTATGACCGAAATTGCATCGCAGATAAAACTTCCAAACAACCTTTTTGCCGGTAAGACGGCAATAGTTACAGGTGCCTCACGCGGCGTCGGGCGTGCGACCGCTTTGCGGCTGGCTGAGGCTGGTGCTGATGTTGTTGTTAATTATCTGAGCAATGAGGCTGAGGCGCTTGAGACGGTCGAGATGTGCAAGGCGAAAGGCGTCGAAGCTATCGTTGTGCAAGCCGATGTCTCTGAGTTTTCCGGTGCACAGCAGATCGCAAAAGAAACGCTTGCTAAGTTTGGCCGCATCGATCTGCTTGTTTGTAACGCAGGTGTATGGGATGGTGCACCGATCGAGGACATGACCGAAGATCTTTGGAACAAGGTCATTAACACGAATCTCAAATCGGCCTGGGCGATGACAAAAGCATGTGTTCCCGCGATGAAGAAACAGGCGTCGGCTGCGATCGTGATGGTTTCTTCGACATCTGGCCAACGCGGCGAGGCAAATTATTCAAATTATTCAGCATCGAAAGGCGGACAGATATCATTTACAAAAGCCTTAGCGAGCGAGCTTTGCCCAAAGATCCGCGTCAACGCGGTCGCTCCCGGCTGGATCGAAACGGCGATGTCGCGGCCTACATTTGATACGGACGGTTATCGGCAGACAGTTATTGATTCCATTCCTCTAAAAAGAATTGCGACGACGGACGATGTTGCTTTGTCGATCTGCTTTTTGCTCTCTGATTGGTCGCAGCATATCACCGGCGAAATTCTGAACATCAACGGCGGCGCTGTTCTGTGTGGTTGACACTCAGCGATTGTGACCGAGAACACGGAAATTTGTTTTTGATGGTGGTAAGCGTGTGATTAGGGATTTTTTCACGAGTGCACACCATCTATGAACATTAACAGCCTCAGCGATTATCAAAGTCATTTCAGCGCCGTGCCCACCAGTTCGTCGTACGTCGAGAATTTGATCGGCAATACGCCGCTTTTAGCCATTCATTTTCATTTCAAAGGCGAACGCAGAACTATTTTTGCAAAAGCAGAGCATCTCAACCTTTCCGGAAGCATAAAAGACAGGATGGCGTTTCACATCCTAAGATCGGCCTATCGCGATGATGTCATCCGCAAAGGCGACATTATCGCCGAAGCTACTAGCGGGAATACGGGCATTTCGTTTGCCGCTATCGGCCATGCATTCGGCAATCCCGTTCACGTTTTTATGCCTGACTGGATGAGCAAGGAACGGATTTCACTGATAAAGAGTTACGGTGCGGAAGTTACTTTGGTCAGCCGTGAGCAAGGCGGGTTTATCGGCAGTATTGAGATGGCCGATGCTCTCAAATACGAACATGGCCGCGTCTTCCTGCCTCATCAATTCTCAAATCTCTGTAACGCCGAAGCTCATTACTTGACGACAGCCCCTGAGATCTGGGCGCAGCTTGCCCGAGTCGGGTTTGAGCCTGATGCTTTCGTCGCCGGTGTCGGAACTGGCGGAACGATAATGGGGGTGGCGGCATTTCTCCGCGAAAAGGATCCGCAGATCAAGGTCCATCCACTCGAACCATTGGAGTCGCCGACGCTTTCGACGGGGCATAAGGTGGGCAGTCATAGGATCCAGGGAATTTCCGATGAATTTATACCAGCGATATGCGACCTTGGTAAGTTGGACGAAGTTATCAGCGTTTCGGACGGAGACTCGATACTTATGGCCCAGAAACTTGCGTCGCGGCTTGGCCTCGGGGTCGGGATTTCGTCAGGGGCCAACTTTCTCGGAGCGTTGATGGCGCAGGAGAAATTGGGCAAAGACGCAATAGTCGCAACTGTATTTTGCGATGACAACAAGAAGTATCTGAGCACGGATCTGGTTCACGATGTGCCGTTAAAGGACGGTTATCTTTCACCGGACATTGAGCTTTTTGGCTACCAGACGATAGGCCGAGTTGATCCGGCAGAATTTGCTGCACTTCCCAAATAAGTGAATTTCTTTCTTTCCTTTTGCTTACTAGCTGGATTTACCTTAAATTTACAAGGTAATTGTGAGCGAAACCCTACACCCGACAGTGATGAAATTTGGCGGCACGTCAGTGGGCGATGTCGCGGCGTTTGAGCGCGTTTTCCATGTTGTGTCGACGCAGATGGACAGGAAGCCGGTGGTTATTGTTTCGGCGATGACTAAGGTAACGGACGCTCTGCTCGATGCGGTTGAGATCGCCAAAAAAGGCGATTTTGCTGAGGCCATTGCTTCGCTTGAACCGCATTTTGAGCGACATATCGAGGTTTCAAGGCTCTTCATTCCCGCTGATGCACCAAATGCTTTCAATGGCGAGTTGGAGTTCGCCCGTAACGAGCTGTCTGATCTGCTGATGCGTGTTACACGGCGTTCGCTACCGCTACAGATGCTGAAGGACGCGATCGTTTCGTATGGGGAACAGCTTTCATCTCGTTTGCTTGCCGAGGTTTTGAAGGCGAAAGGCGTTAATGCAAGACAGGTCGATGCGCGGCGGATGATCGTCACCGAT is a window of Chloracidobacterium sp. DNA encoding:
- a CDS encoding methyltransferase domain-containing protein, producing MTKILDVGCGANKTEGAIGLDNNPRTAADVIHDLGDIPYPFADNEFDLVVSNHVVEHVPDVMAFISELHRVTKNGGRIKLLTPHYTNPDWPNDPTHRNHINSFTFNTFLAGREVFDFYTDVQLKPIDCYVSLANLWKAIGIEFIVNLDCKWASMRFTRKFWEQYLSYIIRGKELRFEFEVVKKS
- a CDS encoding DNA-3-methyladenine glycosylase 2 family protein encodes the protein MTKPLNDRQIKNACIKLSLDHEELSFVYKTYGTPPLWDRPTGFSTLLHIILEQQVSLASAKACFDKLAFHLGEVSPDGLLSINDADLKAIGFSRQKAAYARHLSEAILTKRIDLDGLYMLSDADVKAELVKLKGVGEWTSDIYLLMAMLRPDVMPKGDIALHEAYRTLTNGDKRPGSDEFVAMAEKWKPYRSVAARLLWHFYLSEKARRTL
- a CDS encoding AMP-binding protein — its product is MNDTNLLEDQPIAWTPTPDVIERAQLTRFMKQVGVSTWDELYAYSINDVEKFTEEVLRFLDIKFDPPYEKLLDTSNGVEMPTWLAGAGLNITEMCLDRWQTEELKDQPAVIWEGEEGTDKSITYQQLKKSVDTYAGILRHEGFTKGDAIGIHLPMMLDTVEVLLAINRIGAIAVPVFSGYGIDAIASRMNAVGAKGLFTFDGVTRRGKEINALEIAREAVKLCPSVKIVLVVGRLPQGDFDCDELTGQSDVKYVDLHDEFYEFAIYVEDHGDPKEYCKTEPTSAEDPLIILYTSGTTGKPKGIAHTHTSFPIKAAQDMAFGTDVGKGTRISWYTDIGWMMGPWLIYGALINGATICIYDGAPDYPQPDRMWEFCAKHKVEVLGISPTLIRALSNCGDDLPKKHDLSSLRAFASTGEPWNPAPWWWLFEKVGDSKLPIINYSGGTEISGGILMGNPLLPIKPCSFPAPCPGMDVDILDENGKPVPPGKVGELVIKQPWIGMARGFWQEKERYLDTYWRRFKDIWVHGDFAMRDKDNHWFILGRSDDTLKVAGKRVGPAEVESLLVAHPLVTEAAVIGVPDEMKGTAMVAFVVVRDAGGGMKDEIQPAPDSSLIPHPSSLETELKALVAKDMGKPLAPSKIHFVSALPKTRNAKVMRRVIRSAYLGEDPGDLSALEDPNAVEEIKKVAG
- a CDS encoding 3-oxoacyl-ACP reductase FabG translates to MTEIASQIKLPNNLFAGKTAIVTGASRGVGRATALRLAEAGADVVVNYLSNEAEALETVEMCKAKGVEAIVVQADVSEFSGAQQIAKETLAKFGRIDLLVCNAGVWDGAPIEDMTEDLWNKVINTNLKSAWAMTKACVPAMKKQASAAIVMVSSTSGQRGEANYSNYSASKGGQISFTKALASELCPKIRVNAVAPGWIETAMSRPTFDTDGYRQTVIDSIPLKRIATTDDVALSICFLLSDWSQHITGEILNINGGAVLCG
- a CDS encoding cysteine synthase family protein, whose protein sequence is MNINSLSDYQSHFSAVPTSSSYVENLIGNTPLLAIHFHFKGERRTIFAKAEHLNLSGSIKDRMAFHILRSAYRDDVIRKGDIIAEATSGNTGISFAAIGHAFGNPVHVFMPDWMSKERISLIKSYGAEVTLVSREQGGFIGSIEMADALKYEHGRVFLPHQFSNLCNAEAHYLTTAPEIWAQLARVGFEPDAFVAGVGTGGTIMGVAAFLREKDPQIKVHPLEPLESPTLSTGHKVGSHRIQGISDEFIPAICDLGKLDEVISVSDGDSILMAQKLASRLGLGVGISSGANFLGALMAQEKLGKDAIVATVFCDDNKKYLSTDLVHDVPLKDGYLSPDIELFGYQTIGRVDPAEFAALPK